A section of the Cuniculiplasma divulgatum genome encodes:
- a CDS encoding metalloregulator ArsR/SmtB family transcription factor: protein MKKEEIFLALSSTLRISIVEFLSRGPASVNQIVAGLNYAQPRVSNGLSVLQASGLVDSIKIGREKFYRLSPEYLEDIVGWLDSILNSKETAGPKTTRVLSRAMVEVHYARTCYDHLAGIKGVDFLQRCIAEGWLIQDTGDKGISLTEKGRVELLSRNVEIPIRKNSRRKFAYGCMDWTVRSYHLGGALGASVFRTLVKSGYVEKIPETRKVRMLKDLEEFFV from the coding sequence TTGAAAAAAGAAGAAATTTTCCTGGCGCTTTCCAGTACCCTGAGAATCAGCATTGTTGAATTTCTTTCCCGAGGACCCGCTTCAGTTAACCAGATTGTGGCAGGCCTGAATTATGCTCAACCTAGAGTTTCCAATGGTCTGTCAGTTCTCCAGGCATCAGGGCTAGTGGATTCCATAAAGATAGGAAGAGAAAAGTTCTACAGACTTTCCCCTGAATATCTCGAGGATATTGTGGGGTGGCTTGATTCCATACTCAATTCAAAGGAAACTGCAGGACCCAAAACAACACGTGTTCTTTCAAGGGCCATGGTGGAGGTACATTATGCACGAACATGCTACGACCATCTGGCTGGCATAAAGGGAGTGGACTTCCTGCAAAGATGTATCGCGGAAGGATGGCTGATCCAAGACACAGGCGATAAGGGAATATCATTGACGGAAAAAGGGCGTGTGGAACTACTATCCAGAAACGTTGAGATTCCCATCAGGAAAAACAGCAGGAGGAAATTTGCATATGGCTGCATGGACTGGACAGTAAGAAGTTATCACCTTGGGGGAGCCCTCGGCGCTTCCGTCTTCAGAACACTGGTGAAATCCGGCTATGTTGAAAAAATTCCAGAAACAAGGAAAGTGAGAATGCTGAAAGACCTGGAAGAGTTCTTTGTGTGA
- a CDS encoding putative toxin-antitoxin system toxin component, PIN family, with protein sequence MKIVTDSNVFFRAILGRKAGTASKLVIQLIRDGRVTSYTCDALMGEIGRIIKSDPKLSKIDPVYFRQFMDDIDTWLSYIPMKDLEHNQKILNRIGNDWYLIAIARSIGSDFIITYDKDLISMKSELKNQDDIEVLASEEFIENYKS encoded by the coding sequence ATGAAAATTGTAACTGATTCTAACGTATTTTTTCGAGCAATTCTTGGCAGAAAAGCCGGAACTGCAAGTAAATTGGTGATACAATTGATCAGAGATGGTAGAGTCACATCTTACACCTGCGACGCCCTGATGGGAGAAATTGGAAGAATAATTAAGAGCGACCCGAAACTAAGTAAAATTGATCCTGTATATTTCAGGCAATTTATGGATGATATTGACACCTGGCTTAGTTACATCCCCATGAAAGATTTAGAGCACAATCAGAAAATTCTTAACAGGATCGGAAACGATTGGTATCTTATTGCAATTGCTAGAAGCATCGGCTCTGACTTCATTATTACGTATGATAAGGATCTGATTTCCATGAAGAGCGAATTGAAAAATCAAGACGATATTGAGGTTTTGGCTTCAGAAGAGTTCATTGAAAATTATAAAAGTTAA
- a CDS encoding YncE family protein gives MALAMVLSVFGAVHVETQNPPHPGTSPEIASDISVDSSAGAKEIVTFTENGLPSGTHWSVQFGNLFASSNSSSITFKVIDGSYSYFAYYSGYSGYVFHGNTIVSGSSVSVSLAFHALTFSNTGATSGFAWEISLKNETGYSDSYCGNNDSVTFYVANGNYSYSVMSGNSTMYNMYEVASGYRVVSGSSMTVYLKFYRLSVSETGLPVSQTGYSWSARISNKTGFNVEIGIPGSSLSLFVLGGNYTYSVQYINAQIQELGATSFPVKTGYINTSISTGVSLAFEKITFSEKGMPAGARWAVAAFNESTSASDAFVTGQSAGSLYLLSGNYEYVSYIVSGHQPTYSNDTPLPINVNHSPVSAPTVVFKGVYNVTFTETGLPAGTDWSIQNIYLPTTGYTSFSTSGSTLSLYIANGSYSYQLSNPTLSVYKSLTVSGRSQSVAATFYKLAFQEIGLPYQSTWSVNIFNSSIQSYNMQQTAPDDIVYYVPNLTYTYSFTAYPFNSPYSSNAFQNGTTPGRISITTSGATVNVPFKTARNFYTLTFIENGLISGTQWYTTLDYPNYRGYYYSSSNGNNVTYVAENGTYSYTINGVISGTAFVNGHNVVIHINLDWTKYATIDFSERGLPANTLWGVTVGNISHSSNTSEVYFTEPHGEYLFSISAPSGYIAYPSSGEIPLFGNTVFSVQFQPRTNESVGYVSKTISLISGRVSSGDYYVNQQYGSSPAMMAYDSANGMIYMANSYSVLVINSSSSVIPLYMQTGFNGPYGIAYDSSNGHVYVANSGSNTIAVVNTSINRVTQQIPMGQNSQPLLLLYNAYNKYLYAYDRGTGNVSVVNTTSNELIRNITVGNIIGDSIHADSSLITFSTEDGNVFILNQNSGNITEINGSDNRVIMNVTLQYAQLPTSIAFIPSTDSLYVAGFQNHNVTVMNASNLSFERNITLPGVYVTTMLYDSSNGYVYIGDQNSEIFIINAKNNSYVTSIPVDYGPFSMILVTGGNTVFDYNDLSETISEISQFEPATPVTNIPTLAIYATAAIAVVIAAGAGSYVYLRKKH, from the coding sequence ATGGCTTTAGCCATGGTTCTGTCTGTTTTTGGTGCAGTACACGTTGAGACGCAAAATCCCCCTCATCCCGGAACATCACCAGAAATTGCCAGTGACATTTCTGTTGATTCATCTGCCGGGGCAAAAGAAATTGTAACATTCACTGAAAATGGCCTTCCATCAGGCACTCACTGGTCTGTGCAATTTGGAAATCTCTTTGCAAGTTCCAATAGTTCAAGTATAACTTTCAAGGTTATCGATGGTAGTTATAGCTATTTCGCCTATTACAGTGGATATTCAGGATATGTATTTCATGGAAACACCATTGTTTCTGGTTCATCCGTATCAGTATCCCTGGCATTTCATGCCCTAACATTCAGCAATACAGGTGCAACATCTGGATTTGCATGGGAAATAAGTTTGAAGAATGAGACAGGGTATTCAGACTCATATTGTGGAAATAATGACAGCGTTACTTTCTACGTTGCAAACGGTAACTACAGTTATTCTGTAATGTCCGGGAACAGCACAATGTACAACATGTATGAAGTCGCATCAGGTTACAGAGTGGTGTCTGGTAGCAGCATGACTGTTTATTTGAAGTTTTACAGGCTCAGTGTATCAGAAACTGGATTGCCTGTTTCACAGACAGGGTATTCATGGTCTGCCAGAATTTCAAACAAAACAGGCTTTAATGTTGAGATTGGAATACCCGGCAGTTCGCTGAGTCTCTTTGTGCTTGGCGGGAATTACACATATTCTGTTCAGTATATCAACGCTCAGATACAGGAACTTGGGGCCACTTCCTTCCCGGTAAAAACAGGTTACATCAACACATCAATATCCACTGGAGTTTCTCTCGCTTTTGAAAAGATTACCTTTAGTGAGAAGGGCATGCCTGCAGGTGCCAGGTGGGCAGTTGCTGCATTCAACGAATCCACTTCAGCTTCAGACGCGTTCGTAACAGGACAGTCTGCTGGCAGCCTTTACCTCTTATCAGGAAACTATGAGTACGTATCGTATATTGTCTCGGGGCATCAGCCAACATACTCCAATGACACACCACTCCCAATTAATGTGAATCATTCTCCAGTGAGTGCCCCCACTGTGGTTTTCAAGGGTGTGTACAACGTTACTTTTACGGAAACTGGACTTCCTGCAGGGACAGACTGGTCAATCCAGAACATATATCTTCCAACAACAGGTTATACAAGTTTTTCAACATCCGGAAGCACGTTGTCTCTTTACATCGCGAATGGGTCTTACAGCTATCAGTTATCGAACCCAACATTATCCGTTTATAAATCGTTAACCGTATCGGGCAGATCCCAATCTGTCGCTGCAACATTTTATAAACTTGCATTCCAAGAAATCGGTCTTCCGTATCAGTCGACCTGGTCGGTTAACATATTCAACAGCAGTATACAAAGCTATAACATGCAGCAGACTGCTCCTGATGATATTGTATACTATGTGCCGAACTTAACATACACATATTCATTTACAGCATACCCTTTCAACTCGCCATACAGTTCCAATGCTTTCCAGAATGGAACAACGCCAGGAAGAATATCCATAACTACTTCAGGAGCAACAGTGAATGTTCCTTTCAAGACCGCCCGCAATTTTTACACACTAACATTCATTGAAAATGGGCTCATCTCAGGCACACAGTGGTACACTACGCTCGATTATCCAAATTACAGAGGATATTACTATTCTTCCAGCAACGGGAACAATGTTACATATGTGGCAGAAAATGGCACCTACAGCTATACCATTAACGGTGTCATCAGTGGCACAGCATTTGTGAATGGACATAATGTTGTTATCCATATCAATCTGGACTGGACAAAGTATGCCACAATTGATTTCAGCGAGCGTGGGCTTCCTGCTAATACTCTTTGGGGTGTGACAGTTGGCAATATCTCTCATTCGTCTAACACATCTGAAGTATACTTTACTGAACCTCATGGAGAATACCTGTTCTCCATCTCAGCGCCGTCAGGTTACATCGCCTACCCATCGTCAGGAGAGATTCCCCTTTTTGGAAACACAGTATTCTCAGTTCAGTTTCAGCCGAGAACCAATGAAAGTGTCGGCTACGTCAGCAAAACCATCAGTCTTATAAGTGGACGTGTGTCATCAGGTGACTACTATGTGAATCAGCAGTATGGTTCAAGTCCAGCAATGATGGCTTACGATTCAGCAAACGGAATGATCTATATGGCAAATTCATACAGTGTTCTTGTAATAAACTCCAGCAGTTCTGTAATTCCCCTTTACATGCAGACAGGCTTCAATGGGCCATATGGCATAGCATATGATAGCAGCAACGGACATGTCTACGTGGCAAATTCTGGCAGCAATACCATAGCAGTAGTCAACACTTCGATCAACAGGGTTACTCAGCAGATACCCATGGGACAAAATTCACAGCCACTTTTGCTGCTTTACAACGCATATAACAAATATCTATACGCCTATGACCGCGGCACTGGAAACGTTTCAGTGGTTAATACAACCTCCAATGAGTTAATCAGAAATATAACAGTGGGGAATATCATAGGCGATTCCATTCATGCTGATTCATCCCTAATAACATTCAGCACGGAAGACGGCAATGTTTTCATTCTGAACCAGAACTCAGGAAATATAACGGAAATAAATGGAAGCGACAACAGGGTCATCATGAATGTTACATTGCAATATGCACAGCTTCCAACGTCAATTGCATTTATTCCTTCCACAGATTCACTGTATGTAGCAGGATTCCAGAATCATAATGTCACAGTTATGAATGCTTCCAACCTATCTTTCGAAAGAAACATAACACTTCCTGGAGTCTATGTTACAACCATGCTTTATGACTCTTCAAATGGATACGTGTATATTGGTGACCAGAATTCTGAGATATTCATTATCAATGCTAAAAACAACAGTTATGTTACATCAATCCCAGTGGATTACGGGCCTTTCTCAATGATTCTGGTGACTGGGGGCAACACTGTCTTCGATTACAATGATCTTTCTGAAACCATATCCGAGATATCTCAGTTTGAACCGGCAACACCGGTGACTAATATTCCAACTTTGGCGATTTACGCAACAGCAGCGATCGCTGTTGTGATAGCTGCCGGAGCCGGGAGCTATGTGTATCTGAGAAAGAAACACTAA